From one Deltaproteobacteria bacterium genomic stretch:
- the dprA gene encoding DNA-processing protein DprA has protein sequence MSRWTEIDAHIAFASLPGVGDRTLDGLKAVFRSYALAADLRLVEVADALDGLSAGAGSPLRQVSDLGDHLQAVRRAAEACGARLLCATDPGWPTRLSSLRDAASVGQTARPPSLLWVRGELTTLELSFSASLVGARRADGLAREQAHQLAAGLAEAGVSVISGGAAGVDGQAHRGALEAGGHTVAVLGTGVDQAYPRQHRALFEEILEARGALVSEHAPGTGPKRGHFPRRNRIISGLSDLVTVVAAAPGSGALITARLAEAQERGVCAVPGDPRRRLSSGPNQLLVEGALAVLEPWHLLENLVAWGGDIVDGGHLAEYLQARASQGAQGALAMGAQLPISPLASRVLAVLGPEGRSLDELAAALSLSPSVVAGALTELEVGGLAQRVSGAYVLRPTSHPSI, from the coding sequence ATGAGCCGCTGGACCGAGATCGATGCCCACATCGCCTTCGCCTCCCTCCCCGGGGTCGGCGATCGCACCCTCGATGGCCTCAAGGCCGTCTTCCGCAGCTACGCCCTGGCGGCGGACCTGCGGCTCGTCGAGGTCGCCGACGCCCTGGACGGGCTCTCGGCCGGGGCGGGCTCGCCCCTGCGGCAGGTGAGCGACCTGGGGGACCACCTCCAGGCCGTGCGCCGGGCCGCCGAGGCCTGCGGGGCGCGGCTGCTCTGCGCGACCGATCCCGGCTGGCCCACCCGGCTCTCCTCGCTCCGCGACGCCGCCTCGGTGGGCCAGACTGCCCGGCCGCCCTCCCTCCTCTGGGTGCGGGGCGAGCTGACGACCCTCGAGCTCTCCTTCTCCGCGTCGCTCGTGGGCGCTCGGCGCGCCGACGGACTGGCCCGCGAGCAGGCCCACCAGCTCGCCGCCGGGCTGGCCGAGGCCGGGGTCTCGGTGATCTCGGGCGGCGCCGCCGGCGTCGACGGCCAGGCCCACCGCGGCGCCCTCGAGGCCGGCGGCCACACGGTGGCGGTCCTCGGCACCGGCGTGGACCAGGCCTACCCGCGCCAGCACCGCGCGCTCTTCGAGGAGATCCTCGAGGCGCGGGGCGCGCTGGTGAGCGAGCACGCCCCCGGCACGGGCCCGAAGCGGGGGCACTTCCCCCGGCGCAACCGCATCATCTCGGGCCTCTCCGACCTGGTGACGGTGGTGGCCGCGGCGCCCGGCTCGGGCGCCCTGATCACCGCGCGCCTGGCCGAGGCTCAGGAGCGGGGCGTCTGCGCCGTCCCCGGCGATCCCCGGCGGCGGCTCTCCTCCGGCCCGAACCAGCTGCTGGTGGAGGGCGCCCTGGCGGTGCTCGAGCCCTGGCACCTCCTCGAGAACCTCGTCGCCTGGGGCGGCGACATCGTCGACGGCGGGCACCTCGCCGAGTACCTCCAGGCCCGCGCCAGTCAGGGCGCCCAGGGGGCCCTCGCCATGGGGGCGCAGCTTCCCATCTCGCCCCTCGCGAGCCGGGTCCTCGCCGTGCTCGGCCCGGAGGGCCGCAGCCTCGACGAGCTCGCCGCGGCCCTCTCCCTCTCTCCCTCGGTGGTGGCCGGCGCCCTCACCGAGCTGGAGGTGGGAGGACTGGCGCAGCGGGTGAGCGGGGCCTACGTCCTCCGTCCCACCTCCCATCCATCGATCTAG
- a CDS encoding LysM peptidoglycan-binding domain-containing protein, producing the protein MRWSTQPRLLVSAIALTALVALTPVAYGQYDDGGDDYAADEGEGEGDEGVPAPMDEPGASSSGEPVFPGPEPDFSRAPQTYTVRQGDTLWDITSTFLGNPWYWPKVWSLNGQIENPNWIEPGTTISFFGGEQLPTEVEPEETEPEAEDIGDETEVAVVGKRYQAPASMRLLDEGFVTRAELESAGTLISSFEEKTLLTTYDQAYVKFPTEVTIGSRYVVFRTDREIIHPKTGNSAGYLTRILGVARIVAADQGTFPTIAIEGVQDTISRGDRLMPWNEALGRTVLERPNQVELEGIVLATFMPAQVTIGESHFIFVDKGRRHGVEVGNSFTLYQRGDPLDLDLRMKEQERLPWEAIGRVMVIEARDEVSTCVVVRSLKEIGVGDRAIMRVGATAMR; encoded by the coding sequence ATGCGCTGGTCCACCCAACCGAGACTGCTGGTCTCGGCCATCGCCCTGACGGCCCTCGTGGCCCTCACCCCCGTGGCCTACGGGCAGTACGACGACGGCGGCGACGACTACGCCGCCGACGAGGGGGAGGGCGAGGGTGACGAGGGGGTCCCTGCACCCATGGACGAGCCCGGCGCCTCCAGCTCCGGTGAGCCCGTCTTCCCCGGCCCCGAGCCCGACTTCTCCCGCGCGCCGCAGACCTACACCGTGCGCCAGGGCGACACCCTCTGGGACATCACCTCCACCTTCCTGGGCAACCCCTGGTACTGGCCGAAGGTGTGGTCGCTGAACGGTCAGATCGAGAACCCCAACTGGATCGAGCCGGGCACCACCATCTCCTTCTTCGGCGGTGAGCAGCTGCCCACCGAGGTCGAGCCCGAGGAGACCGAGCCCGAGGCGGAGGACATCGGCGACGAGACCGAGGTCGCCGTGGTCGGCAAGCGCTACCAGGCCCCGGCGAGCATGCGCCTCCTCGACGAGGGCTTCGTGACCCGGGCCGAGCTCGAGTCCGCCGGGACGCTGATCTCCTCCTTCGAGGAGAAGACCCTGCTGACGACCTACGACCAGGCCTACGTGAAGTTCCCGACCGAGGTCACCATCGGGTCGCGCTACGTCGTCTTCCGCACCGACCGCGAGATCATCCACCCCAAGACCGGCAACTCGGCCGGCTACCTGACCCGCATCCTGGGCGTGGCCCGGATCGTCGCGGCCGACCAGGGCACCTTCCCGACCATCGCCATCGAGGGCGTGCAGGACACCATCAGCCGGGGTGATCGCCTGATGCCCTGGAACGAGGCGCTCGGCCGCACCGTGCTCGAGCGGCCCAACCAGGTCGAGCTCGAGGGCATCGTGCTCGCCACCTTCATGCCCGCGCAGGTCACCATCGGCGAGTCGCACTTCATCTTCGTCGACAAGGGCCGCCGCCACGGCGTCGAGGTGGGCAACTCCTTCACCCTCTATCAGCGGGGCGATCCCCTCGACCTCGACCTGCGGATGAAGGAGCAGGAGCGCCTGCCCTGGGAGGCCATCGGCCGGGTGATGGTCATCGAGGCCCGGGACGAGGTCTCGACCTGCGTGGTCGTGCGCTCGCTCAAGGAGATCGGCGTGGGCGACCGGGCCATCATGCGGGTGGGCGCCACCGCGATGCGCTGA
- a CDS encoding polyphenol oxidase family protein, producing MSEARLFLTATRLSARGLRHGFSLRGGGASEGAYAGLNLGRAVGDDPETVALNCRRLEAAAGVEPVAQVSQVHGRRMVEVPARLDAAGWAELSRVEADGLYTAAPGVSVGVRTADCVPLLACGAGEGGRTAVAAIHAGWRGTLEGIAAAGALVLGPLESVEVAIGPSIRRCCYEVDEALARRFVDALGEEVVDRTRGPKPHLDLVEANLRVLAGAGVPRERVEVLNACTACDAERFFSHRRDRGLTGRHLSFIEAPV from the coding sequence ATGAGCGAGGCGCGACTCTTCCTCACCGCCACGCGGCTCTCGGCCCGGGGCCTGCGCCACGGCTTCTCCCTGCGGGGCGGGGGGGCGAGCGAGGGCGCCTACGCCGGCCTGAACCTGGGGCGGGCGGTCGGCGACGACCCGGAGACGGTCGCCCTGAACTGCCGCCGCCTGGAGGCCGCCGCCGGCGTCGAGCCGGTGGCCCAGGTCTCCCAGGTGCACGGCCGCCGGATGGTCGAGGTGCCGGCCCGCCTCGACGCCGCCGGGTGGGCCGAGCTCTCGCGGGTGGAGGCCGACGGCCTCTACACCGCGGCGCCGGGGGTCTCGGTCGGGGTCCGGACCGCCGACTGCGTCCCCCTCCTGGCCTGCGGGGCGGGCGAGGGCGGCCGGACCGCGGTGGCCGCCATCCACGCCGGCTGGCGGGGGACCCTGGAGGGAATCGCCGCCGCCGGGGCCCTCGTCCTCGGTCCGCTCGAGAGCGTGGAGGTGGCCATCGGCCCCTCGATCCGGCGCTGCTGCTACGAGGTGGACGAGGCCCTCGCCCGGCGCTTCGTGGACGCCCTCGGGGAGGAGGTCGTCGACCGGACGCGGGGGCCGAAGCCGCACCTGGACCTGGTGGAGGCCAACCTCCGGGTCCTGGCAGGGGCGGGGGTGCCCCGGGAGCGGGTGGAGGTGCTGAACGCCTGTACCGCCTGCGACGCCGAGCGCTTCTTCTCCCACCGCCGGGACCGGGGCCTCACCGGCCGGCACCTATCCTTCATAGAGGCACCGGTCTGA
- a CDS encoding serine/threonine-protein kinase, which translates to MSARRAEGERFADFLLLRGLGRGGMAEVFEAVRAPDAGPSLPGVPERFALKRMLPELQGDPEARAAFLTEADVAPMLRHPNLVRVYASGVHERCGWLLMELVEGWDLEALLEERPGYPWPPRLATYVLLQVLEGLEYLHGATGHSGTPLGLIHRDVTPSNVFVDREGRVKLADLGIALVSGLGEGVPDGRVKGKLRYLSPEQVVAGELGPTTDVFAAGAVLYELLAGRHAFDQVGDQEVMLAIRDGKVPKLTRVAPDLPGSIAEVVHRALHRNARKRYATAAAFRDALAAVCYAEDWDLMQDEAGELFEEWMG; encoded by the coding sequence GTGAGCGCGCGACGAGCCGAAGGCGAGCGATTCGCAGACTTCCTCCTCCTGCGGGGCCTCGGCCGGGGCGGGATGGCCGAGGTCTTCGAGGCCGTCCGCGCTCCCGACGCCGGCCCCTCGCTCCCGGGCGTGCCGGAGCGCTTCGCCCTCAAGCGGATGCTCCCCGAGCTCCAGGGGGATCCCGAGGCCCGGGCCGCCTTCCTCACCGAGGCCGACGTGGCCCCCATGCTCCGGCACCCGAACCTGGTGCGGGTCTACGCCTCGGGGGTGCACGAGCGCTGCGGCTGGCTGCTCATGGAGCTGGTGGAGGGCTGGGATCTCGAGGCCCTCCTCGAGGAGCGGCCCGGCTACCCCTGGCCCCCGCGGCTGGCGACCTACGTCCTGCTGCAGGTGCTCGAGGGCCTCGAGTACCTCCACGGCGCCACCGGCCACAGCGGCACCCCCCTGGGGCTGATCCACCGGGACGTCACCCCCTCGAACGTCTTCGTCGATCGCGAGGGGAGGGTGAAGCTCGCCGATCTCGGCATCGCGCTGGTCTCGGGCCTCGGCGAGGGCGTCCCCGACGGGCGGGTGAAGGGGAAGCTGCGCTACCTCTCCCCCGAGCAGGTGGTGGCCGGCGAGCTCGGGCCCACCACCGACGTCTTCGCCGCCGGCGCGGTGCTCTACGAGCTGCTCGCCGGGCGGCACGCCTTCGATCAGGTGGGCGATCAGGAGGTCATGCTCGCCATCCGCGACGGCAAGGTGCCCAAGCTGACGCGGGTCGCCCCGGACCTCCCGGGGAGCATCGCCGAGGTCGTGCACCGCGCCCTCCACCGCAACGCCCGCAAGCGCTACGCCACCGCGGCGGCCTTCCGCGACGCCCTGGCCGCGGTCTGCTACGCCGAGGACTGGGATCTGATGCAGGACGAGGCCGGGGAGCTCTTCGAGGAGTGGATGGGATGA
- a CDS encoding KamA family radical SAM protein, producing the protein MALRVASLGPEDERWGDWRWQLQNALRDAGDLAAFLPLTEAERRGLELGAGVFRIGITPYYASLIDRADPDCPIRRQVVPLAQEAVVLPTEHRDPLGEDLYRPTRALVHKYPDRALLIAVDHCAIYCRHCTRRRITAGGEASFDAAAMDEALAYLREHPGIREVIVSGGDPLLLSDERLDALLGQLRSLPSLEVLRVASRLPAALPMRITEALAALLRRHAPLYLMTHFNHPRECTPEAMAAAERLVDAGVPVENQTVLLRGVNDSAEILRELNLTLLRHRVRPYYLHQGDLAAGTAHLRTTLQEGLAILRELRGRVSGLAIPHYAIDLPGGGGKVVLAPDPIVERGEGTITLRDFRGGAFVYPDPGPDAEGRTR; encoded by the coding sequence GTGGCCCTCCGCGTCGCCTCCCTCGGCCCCGAGGACGAGCGCTGGGGAGACTGGCGCTGGCAGCTGCAGAACGCCCTGCGCGACGCCGGGGACCTCGCCGCCTTCCTCCCCCTCACCGAGGCGGAGCGGCGGGGCCTCGAGCTGGGCGCCGGGGTCTTCCGGATCGGCATCACGCCCTACTACGCCTCGCTCATCGACCGCGCCGATCCCGACTGCCCCATCCGGCGGCAGGTGGTGCCGCTGGCGCAGGAGGCGGTGGTGCTGCCGACCGAGCACCGGGATCCCCTGGGCGAGGATCTGTACCGGCCCACCCGGGCCCTGGTGCACAAGTACCCGGACCGCGCCCTGCTGATCGCGGTGGATCACTGCGCCATCTACTGCCGCCACTGCACCCGGCGGCGGATCACCGCCGGGGGGGAGGCCAGCTTCGACGCGGCGGCGATGGACGAGGCGCTCGCCTACCTCCGGGAGCACCCCGGGATCCGGGAGGTGATCGTCAGCGGCGGGGATCCGCTCCTGCTCTCCGACGAGCGCCTCGACGCGCTCCTCGGTCAGCTGCGCTCCCTGCCCTCGCTCGAGGTCCTGCGGGTCGCCAGCCGCCTGCCGGCGGCGCTGCCGATGCGGATCACCGAGGCGCTGGCGGCCCTGCTGCGCCGCCATGCGCCCCTCTACCTGATGACCCACTTCAACCACCCCCGGGAGTGCACCCCCGAGGCCATGGCGGCGGCCGAGCGGCTGGTGGATGCCGGCGTGCCCGTCGAGAACCAGACGGTGCTCCTGCGCGGCGTGAACGACTCGGCCGAGATCCTGCGGGAGCTGAACCTCACCCTCCTGCGCCACCGGGTCCGGCCCTACTACCTGCACCAGGGCGATCTCGCCGCGGGCACGGCCCACCTGCGCACCACCCTCCAGGAGGGCCTCGCGATCCTGCGGGAGCTGCGGGGGAGGGTGAGCGGCCTGGCGATCCCGCACTACGCGATCGACCTGCCCGGGGGCGGGGGGAAGGTCGTGCTGGCGCCGGATCCGATCGTCGAGCGCGGCGAGGGGACGATCACCCTGCGCGACTTCCGGGGGGGGGCCTTCGTGTATCCGGACCCGGGGCCCGATGCCGAAGGGAGAACCCGCTGA
- a CDS encoding RidA family protein: MQKKIISTEAAPAAIGPYSQAVLAPGGLLFTSGQIPLDPATGEMVGGGEIAAETEQVMKNLEAVLAAAGLGFADVVQSTIFLADLGDFTVVNEIYGARFESEPPARATVQVAALPKGARVEISCIAAGPR; encoded by the coding sequence ATGCAGAAGAAGATCATCTCCACGGAAGCCGCCCCGGCCGCCATCGGCCCCTACTCGCAGGCCGTGCTCGCCCCGGGCGGACTGCTCTTCACCTCCGGCCAGATCCCCCTCGATCCCGCCACCGGCGAGATGGTGGGGGGCGGCGAGATCGCCGCCGAGACCGAGCAGGTGATGAAGAACCTCGAGGCGGTCCTGGCGGCCGCGGGCCTCGGCTTCGCCGACGTCGTGCAGTCGACGATCTTCCTGGCCGACCTCGGCGACTTCACGGTGGTCAACGAGATCTACGGCGCGCGCTTCGAGAGTGAGCCGCCGGCCCGGGCGACCGTGCAGGTGGCCGCGCTGCCCAAGGGGGCTCGGGTCGAGATCTCCTGCATCGCCGCCGGTCCGCGCTAG
- a CDS encoding bifunctional (p)ppGpp synthetase/guanosine-3',5'-bis(diphosphate) 3'-pyrophosphohydrolase: MLRLGDILKNLSEYRPGADLDLVKKAYVYAAKVHQGQVRKSGDPYLIHPLEVAGLLTELRLDEQSVVTGLLHDTIEDTLATYEELVDLFGTEVADLVDGVTKLSQFSETRQPTAEEKQAENFRKMIVAMAKDLRVILVKLADRTHNMRTLTHMKPEKQERIARETLEIYAPLANRLGIQWVKIELEDLSFRYLRPHDYNEITSQLAKKQREHQKYIEEVGAILKEKLAEQEIPAEVTGRRKHLYSIYRKMRANSLELDQVHDLIAFRIITDSISRCYEALGLVHAQWKPVPGRFKDYIAMPKPNMYQSLHTTVIGPYGERVEIQIRTQEMHRVAEEGIAAHWSYKEGKKPGKDDADRFAWLRQLLEWQQDVSDPKEFLETVKVDLFSDEVFVFTPAGEVKSFPRGATPVDFAFSVHSEVGNHCVGAKVGGRIVPLRQRLKNGDTVEILTSPHAHPSKDWLTFVKTGRAQNRIRAYIRKQQRDRSLSIGRELFEKEARKHGRSLKSLTKGGQLQKAAEGFNYKTIDDLLSAIGYGKLTAAQAISRALPAEELTGRDRKPKEEGRISKILSNVGGGGKAGISIQGIDDVLVRFGRCCNPVPGDEIVGFITRGRGVTVHTAYCDKVLATDPDRRVDVSWDMAKGTSRPVSLRVVTSDRRGLLAELSQCFSEAGVNIAQANCRSTGDDRAVNTFEVLITDLKQLQNVITRLERIKGVYSVDRF; this comes from the coding sequence ATGCTCCGACTGGGCGACATCCTCAAGAACCTCTCCGAGTACCGGCCGGGCGCCGATCTGGACCTGGTCAAGAAGGCCTACGTCTACGCTGCGAAGGTTCACCAGGGGCAGGTCCGCAAGTCGGGCGACCCCTACCTGATCCACCCCCTCGAGGTGGCCGGCCTGCTCACCGAGCTGCGCCTGGACGAGCAGTCGGTGGTGACCGGCCTGCTGCACGACACCATCGAGGACACCCTCGCGACCTACGAGGAGCTCGTGGATCTCTTCGGCACCGAGGTGGCCGATCTGGTCGACGGGGTGACCAAGCTCTCGCAGTTCTCGGAGACCCGGCAGCCCACGGCCGAGGAGAAGCAGGCCGAGAACTTCCGCAAGATGATCGTGGCGATGGCCAAGGATCTGCGGGTCATCCTGGTGAAGCTGGCGGACCGCACCCACAACATGCGGACGCTCACTCACATGAAGCCCGAGAAGCAGGAGCGGATCGCCCGGGAGACCCTGGAGATCTACGCGCCGCTCGCCAACCGCCTCGGCATCCAGTGGGTGAAGATCGAGCTCGAGGACCTCTCCTTCCGCTACCTGCGGCCCCACGACTACAACGAGATCACCTCGCAGCTCGCCAAGAAGCAGCGCGAGCACCAGAAGTACATCGAAGAGGTGGGCGCCATCCTGAAGGAGAAGCTCGCCGAGCAGGAGATCCCCGCCGAGGTCACCGGGCGGCGCAAGCACCTCTACTCGATCTACCGGAAGATGCGGGCCAACAGCCTGGAGTTGGATCAGGTCCACGACCTCATCGCCTTCCGGATCATCACCGACAGCATCTCGCGATGCTACGAGGCCCTCGGCCTGGTCCACGCCCAGTGGAAGCCCGTGCCGGGGCGCTTCAAGGACTACATCGCGATGCCCAAGCCCAACATGTACCAGTCGCTGCACACGACGGTGATCGGGCCCTACGGCGAGCGGGTGGAGATCCAGATCCGCACCCAGGAGATGCACCGCGTCGCCGAGGAGGGCATCGCGGCCCACTGGTCCTACAAGGAGGGCAAGAAGCCCGGCAAGGACGACGCGGATCGCTTCGCCTGGCTGCGGCAGCTCCTCGAGTGGCAGCAGGACGTCTCGGATCCCAAGGAGTTCCTCGAGACGGTCAAGGTCGACCTCTTCTCGGACGAGGTCTTCGTCTTCACCCCCGCGGGGGAGGTGAAGAGCTTCCCCCGGGGCGCCACCCCGGTGGACTTCGCCTTCTCCGTGCACTCCGAGGTCGGCAACCACTGCGTGGGCGCCAAGGTGGGCGGCCGCATCGTGCCGCTGCGTCAGCGGCTGAAGAACGGCGACACCGTCGAGATCCTCACCTCGCCGCACGCCCACCCCTCGAAGGACTGGCTCACCTTCGTGAAGACCGGCCGGGCGCAGAACCGGATCCGCGCCTACATCCGCAAGCAGCAGCGCGACCGCTCCCTCTCGATCGGCCGCGAGCTCTTCGAGAAGGAGGCCCGCAAGCACGGCCGCTCGTTGAAGTCCCTGACCAAGGGCGGCCAGCTCCAGAAGGCCGCCGAGGGCTTCAACTACAAGACCATCGACGATCTCCTCTCGGCCATCGGCTACGGCAAGCTCACCGCCGCGCAGGCCATCTCCAGGGCGCTGCCGGCCGAGGAGCTCACCGGCCGGGACCGCAAGCCCAAGGAGGAGGGGCGGATCTCGAAGATCCTCTCCAATGTCGGGGGCGGCGGGAAGGCCGGCATCTCGATCCAGGGCATCGACGACGTGCTGGTGCGCTTCGGCCGCTGCTGCAACCCGGTGCCGGGGGACGAGATCGTGGGCTTCATCACCCGCGGCAGGGGCGTGACCGTCCACACCGCCTACTGCGACAAGGTCCTGGCCACCGATCCCGATCGGCGGGTCGACGTCAGCTGGGACATGGCCAAGGGCACCAGCCGGCCGGTCTCCCTGCGGGTCGTGACCTCCGACCGGCGCGGGCTGCTGGCCGAGCTCTCCCAGTGCTTCTCCGAGGCCGGGGTGAACATCGCCCAGGCCAACTGCCGCTCCACCGGCGACGATCGCGCGGTGAACACCTTCGAGGTGCTGATCACCGACCTGAAACAGCTGCAGAACGTCATCACCCGCCTCGAGCGGATCAAGGGCGTCTACAGCGTGGACCGCTTCTAG
- a CDS encoding PilZ domain-containing protein → MSADRRSDRIRVSIPATVRAGSRAYRDVVTDLSLTGLFLQAATERPRIGERIRVSFSLPVGDERAIPLDVDGEIARVVKNMANRTKGLGVRFIRPKPAVTEAIQAYLGSDDGTLARPSGLGRWTGSGPAADEREVTDPAEPRSAPPARTYDFSAEAPDLDDDAEMDTDPRYPLPSDGDA, encoded by the coding sequence ATGAGCGCCGACCGGCGATCCGACAGAATCCGGGTCTCGATTCCCGCCACGGTCCGAGCCGGGTCCCGCGCCTACCGGGACGTGGTCACGGATCTCTCCCTGACCGGCCTCTTCCTCCAGGCCGCCACCGAGCGTCCGCGCATCGGCGAGCGGATCCGCGTGTCCTTCAGCCTCCCGGTCGGCGACGAGCGGGCCATCCCCCTCGATGTCGACGGGGAAATCGCCCGGGTGGTGAAGAACATGGCCAACCGGACCAAGGGCCTGGGGGTGCGCTTCATCCGCCCCAAGCCCGCGGTCACCGAGGCCATCCAGGCCTACCTCGGCAGCGACGACGGCACCCTCGCCCGCCCCTCGGGCCTCGGCCGGTGGACCGGCAGCGGCCCCGCCGCCGACGAGCGCGAGGTGACCGATCCCGCCGAGCCCCGCTCGGCCCCGCCCGCCCGCACCTACGACTTCTCGGCCGAGGCGCCCGACCTGGACGACGACGCCGAGATGGACACCGACCCGCGCTACCCGCTGCCCTCGGACGGGGACGCGTGA
- a CDS encoding serine/threonine-protein kinase: MKVGQTIGGCEIVEEIGAGGMAVVFRAVQTGLGRSVAIKFLKREHLESREMVQRFRREAKSVASLQHENIVSIYDFQEAPEGLGMILEYVSGTDLHDLLARCYRLPPDVAAIIGLKVCCALEYAHYRKVVHRDIKPSNIMISWSGEVKLTDFGIAKDMLFDDLTRTGMAIGTPSYMSPEQVVGAKLDSKSDLFSFGILLYQMLTGERPFTDDDEGTVLAKIRDEDYLSPRRINADIPLSLERIVKRCLQKKPEERYASTALLRQDLEREVADRVTTNYSARLVTYLANRGFIELGEARALVDPEVLASREIRRVDLGGPPSPSVWEVPLLSAGALLLLSLWVALLHGGVVGPGGAAALPSAPPGEGRAYLKVVADPWAHVYVDGAFFDTTPFAREIALPSGPHEVTLKNDFLGEKSVTVDLKAGAHQVLREKLEAEK, translated from the coding sequence GTGAAGGTCGGCCAGACCATCGGCGGCTGCGAGATCGTCGAGGAGATCGGGGCCGGCGGCATGGCCGTCGTCTTCCGGGCCGTGCAGACCGGCCTGGGCCGCTCGGTCGCCATCAAGTTCCTCAAGCGCGAGCACCTCGAGTCCCGCGAGATGGTGCAGCGCTTCCGGCGCGAGGCGAAGAGCGTCGCCAGCCTCCAGCACGAGAACATCGTCAGCATCTACGACTTCCAGGAGGCCCCCGAGGGCCTCGGGATGATCCTGGAGTACGTCTCGGGCACCGACCTCCACGACCTGCTGGCCCGCTGCTATCGCCTGCCCCCGGACGTCGCCGCCATCATCGGCCTGAAGGTCTGCTGCGCCCTGGAGTACGCCCACTACCGCAAGGTGGTGCACCGGGACATCAAGCCCTCGAACATCATGATCTCCTGGTCCGGCGAGGTGAAGCTCACCGACTTCGGCATCGCCAAGGACATGCTCTTCGACGACCTCACCCGGACGGGGATGGCCATCGGGACGCCCTCCTACATGTCGCCGGAGCAGGTGGTCGGCGCGAAGCTCGACTCGAAGAGCGACCTCTTCTCCTTCGGCATCCTCCTCTACCAGATGCTCACCGGCGAGCGCCCCTTCACCGACGACGACGAGGGCACGGTGCTCGCCAAGATCCGGGACGAGGACTACCTGAGCCCGCGGCGGATCAACGCCGACATCCCGCTCTCCCTCGAGCGCATCGTCAAGCGCTGCCTGCAGAAGAAGCCCGAGGAGCGCTACGCCTCGACTGCCCTCCTGCGCCAGGACCTCGAGCGGGAGGTCGCCGACCGGGTGACCACCAACTACTCGGCCCGGCTGGTGACCTACCTCGCCAACCGCGGCTTCATCGAGCTGGGCGAAGCCCGGGCCCTGGTCGATCCGGAGGTTCTGGCGAGCCGCGAGATCCGACGCGTCGATCTGGGGGGACCTCCGAGCCCCTCGGTCTGGGAGGTGCCCCTCCTCTCCGCCGGAGCCCTCCTCCTCCTCTCCCTCTGGGTCGCCCTCCTCCACGGGGGCGTCGTCGGTCCGGGCGGCGCCGCTGCCCTCCCCTCCGCCCCCCCCGGTGAGGGCCGGGCCTACCTCAAGGTGGTCGCCGACCCCTGGGCCCACGTCTACGTCGATGGCGCCTTCTTCGACACGACCCCCTTCGCCCGGGAGATCGCCCTGCCCTCCGGACCGCACGAGGTGACCCTGAAGAACGACTTCCTGGGGGAGAAGTCGGTGACGGTGGACCTGAAGGCGGGAGCGCACCAGGTCCTGCGGGAGAAGCTGGAGGCCGAGAAGTGA
- a CDS encoding LysM domain-containing protein — protein MRPARRLLLLASLALLLSLGLAGEAAAQITHVVERGDTLSRVAQRYYGSARKASYVAGVNRIPMDGELKVGQRLKIAVVWTYRVRRGDRLSAIARKVLGDERRYTYLARINDIEEVGRLSPGTRLLIPIEVRHKAVRGENLGIIAKHYYNNTRQAKLLRDYNFIGKKGFSTGDVIVVPIFDRSAELSEVQRRIKDHREAAARATAAREAAKPASKAGKRAATAEPDPAPEPEAEEAPAPVVDLEKLDAGLRRSLESLDQGAYEEVVELLEPLLDEVPESDLTRQRDLRLALATALVALGRRGEASSHLQRLIELDPDTSLDPVATSPKILQAFGRAQEAWAESSMESAAEEELGEGEE, from the coding sequence GTGAGGCCAGCCCGGCGCCTGCTCCTCCTGGCCTCCCTGGCCCTGCTGCTCTCGCTGGGCCTGGCCGGCGAGGCCGCCGCGCAGATCACCCACGTGGTCGAGCGGGGGGACACCCTCTCGAGGGTCGCCCAGCGCTACTACGGCTCCGCCCGGAAGGCCTCCTACGTGGCCGGAGTGAACCGGATCCCCATGGACGGAGAGCTCAAGGTCGGTCAGCGCCTGAAGATCGCCGTGGTCTGGACCTACCGGGTGCGCCGGGGCGATCGGCTCTCGGCCATCGCCCGCAAGGTCCTGGGCGACGAGCGGCGCTACACCTACCTCGCCCGCATCAACGACATCGAGGAGGTCGGCCGCCTCTCGCCGGGCACCCGGCTCCTCATCCCGATCGAGGTCCGCCACAAGGCGGTGAGGGGCGAGAACCTCGGCATCATCGCGAAGCACTATTACAACAACACCCGCCAGGCGAAGCTGCTGCGCGACTACAACTTCATCGGTAAGAAGGGCTTCTCCACCGGTGACGTGATCGTCGTCCCGATCTTCGATCGGAGCGCCGAGCTCTCCGAGGTGCAGCGCCGCATCAAGGACCACCGGGAGGCCGCCGCCCGGGCCACGGCTGCCCGCGAGGCGGCGAAGCCGGCCTCGAAGGCGGGCAAGCGAGCGGCCACCGCCGAGCCCGACCCCGCGCCCGAGCCCGAGGCGGAGGAGGCGCCGGCCCCCGTCGTCGACCTCGAGAAGCTCGACGCCGGCCTCCGCCGGAGCCTCGAGTCCCTGGATCAGGGGGCCTACGAGGAGGTGGTCGAGCTCCTCGAGCCCCTCCTCGACGAGGTCCCCGAGAGCGATCTCACCCGCCAGCGCGACCTGCGCCTGGCGCTGGCCACGGCCCTGGTGGCCCTCGGCCGCCGGGGCGAGGCGAGCAGCCACCTCCAGCGCCTGATCGAGCTCGACCCGGACACCTCCCTCGACCCCGTGGCCACCTCCCCCAAGATCCTCCAGGCCTTCGGGCGCGCCCAGGAGGCCTGGGCCGAGAGCTCCATGGAGAGCGCCGCCGAGGAGGAGCTGGGCGAGGGCGAGGAGTAG